The genome window CCAACGCCAACCTGCCGTTTTTCAAGCCGGATATCGAAGCAAAATTCCTCTCGATCACCGGTTACGACGAAACCAGCGCCCAGGTGTACAACCGCTGCGGCACTTCGAAGTGGTGGTGTGTGATGGGGGTTTCGGGCATTCCGTCCACCGGGCCGGAAGGCGAAATCATCCCCAATGCCAACGGCACGTCTGCCGCTGCACCGAGCGTTTCCGGGGCGTTGGCCCTGGTGATTCAGCGCTTCCCTTACATGACCGCCAGCCAGGCGCGGGATGTGTTGCTGACCACCTCCAGCCTGCAAGCGCCGGATGGGCCGGACACGCCTGTCGGTAACCTGACGGGTGGCCGCACCTACGACAACCTGCAACCGGTGCACGATGCCGCGCCAGGCACGCCGCAAGTGCCGGGTGTGGTCAGCGGCTGGGGCTTGCCCAACCTGCAAAAAGCCATGCAGGGGCCGGGGCAGTTCCTCGGTTCGGTGGCGGTGGCATTGCCCACCGGTACTCGCGATATCTGGGCTAACCCGATTTCCGATGAGGCGATTCGCGCCCGTCGTGTCGAAGACGCCACCGAGCAGGCGACCTGGGCTGCCACCAAGCAGCAAAAAGGCTGGCTGAACGGGCTGCCCGCCAATGCCTCGGCGGATGACCAGTTTGACTACGAAATCGGCCACGCCCGGGAACAGGCGACGCTGGCACGCGGTAAGGATTTGCTCACCGGCACGACCTATGTCGGCAGCCTGGCCAAGTCCGGGGACGGCGAATTGGTGCTGGAAGGCCAAAACACCTATTCGGGCAGCACGTGGGTACGTGGCGGCAAGCTGTCGGTCGACGGCTCGTTGACCTCGGCCGTGACGGTGGACGGCAGCGCCGTGGGGACGGTGAACGCGGATAACGCTGTGCTGACCACCCAGGGCGGCACACTGGCCGGTAACGGCAGCGTGGGCGCCTTGAGCGTGAACGCTGGCGGCCGCGTGGCGCCGGGTCACTCGATCGGTACGCTGCACACCGGTAACGTCACCTTCAACCCGGGTTCGGTGTATGCCGTGGAGGTCGGCCCGAACGGGCAGAGCGACCAGATCCAGAGCAGCGGCGTCGCCACGCTCAACGGCGGTGTTGTCACCGTGTCGCTGGAAAACAGCCCCAACCTGCTGTCCGCCACCGAAGCCCGTAGCCTGCTGGGCCAGCAGTTCAACATCCTCAGCGCCAGCCAGGGCATCAACGGTCAGTTTGCGGCGATTACCCCCAACTACCTGTTTATCGGCACTCAACTGAACTACCAGCCGAACCAACTGAGCCTGGCGGTGGCGCGTAACCAGACGAGTTTTGCCAGCGTCGCGCAAACCCGCAACGAACGCGCCGTGGCAAGCGTGTCCGATGCATTGGGCAGCGGCAGCCCGGTGTATGAAAGCCTCCTGGCCTCGGACTCTGCCGCCCAGGCGCAGGCTGCGTTCAAGCAACTCTCGGGGCAATTGCACGCGGATGTGGCGGCGGCGCAAATGGCCGACAGCCGTTACCTTCGCGAAGCGGTCAACGGTCGCCTGCAACAGGCCCAGGCGCTGGATTCCAGCGCGCAAATCCAGGCCAGCGATAACGGTGGCTGGGTGCAATTGCTGGGCGGGCGCAATAACGCCAGCGGTGACAACAATGCCAGCGGCTACTCCTCGTCCACCAGCGGTGTGCTGCTGGGGCTGGACACGGACGTCGGCGACGGCTGGCGTGTCGGCGCGGCGACCGGCTACACCCAGAGCCATCTCAATGGTGAATCGGCGTCGGCGGACAGCGACAACTATCACCTGTCGGTCTACGGCGGTAAACGCTTCGACGCCATCGCCCTGCGCTTGGGTGGCGCCACCACCTGGCATCGCCTGGACACCTCGCGGCGTGTGGCTTACGCGAACCAGTCGGACTATGACAAAGCCGACTACAACGCCCGCACGGATCAAGTGTTTGCCGAGATCGGTTACACCCAGTGGAACCTGTTCGAACCCTTCGCCAACCTGACGTACCTGAATTACCAGAGCGATTCGTTCAAGGAGAAGGGCGGCGCTGCCGCCTTGCACGCCAGCAAGCAAAGCCAGGACGCCACGCTGTCGACCCTCGGCCTGCGCGCGCATACCCAGTTGGCGGTCAGCTCGACGTCGGCAGTGACATTGCGCGGCGAGCTCGGTTGGGAGCATCAGTTCGGCGATACCGATCGCGATGCCTCGCTGAAGTTTAGCGGCAGTGACAGCGCCTTCGCCGTCAACAGTGTGCCCGTGGCCCGTGATGGCGCGGTGATCAAGGCCAGTGCGGAAATGGCCTTGACCAAAGACACGCTGGTGTCCTTGAACTACAGCGGTTTGCTGTCCAACCGCGGTAACAACAACGGGATCAATGCCGGGTTTACATTCCGCTTCTAATCCTGCGTTGTTGGTTATGAGGGGGCGCACTGAGCAATCAGTGCGCCCCTTTTTGATGGGATAAACAGCCCTGCGCAAAATTGACTCACAGGTTTACAATTGCCGCTCCTGATCAGGAGTATCCCTGTGCTGACTCATCTCGATTCCCAAGGTCGCGCCCATATGGTCGACGTCACCGACAAAGCCGTGACGTTCCGCGAGGCCGTGGCCGAAGCGCGGGTGCGCATGCTGCCCGACACCCTGAAAATGATTGTCGACGGCGCCCACCCCAAGGGCGACGTATTTGCCGTGGCCCGTATTGCCGGGATCCAGGCGGCTAAAAAAACCAGTGATCTGATCCCGCTGTGCCACCCGCTGATGCTCACGGGCGTCAAGGTCGAGTTGAGCGCTGATGGCATCGACGCCGTGCATATCCTGGCGCGTTGCAAACTCAGCGGCCAGACCGGTGTGGAGATGGAAGCGCTGACGGCCGCCAGCGTCGCTGCACTGACGATTTACGACATGTGCAAGGCCGTGGACCGTGGCATGACCATCGAAAGTATTCGCCTGCTGGAAAAGCTTGGCGGCAAAAGCGGGCATTTCAAGGCGGACCAGGCATGAGCATCAACGTATTGTTTTTTGCGCGTTACGCCGAGGCGACAGGCTTTGATTCGCTGGAGATGGAAGGCGAGTTCGCTAGCGTCGATGCCGTGCGACAGGCGTTGGCGGCAGACCCTGAGTTTGCGGTGCTCAACGAGAGCAACCTGATGTGTGCGCGAAACGAGGAGCTGTGCAGCCTCGATGAGCCGGTGCAGGCCGGTGATGAAGTGGCGTTTTTCCCGCCCGTGACGGGAGGCTGAGCATGGCCATTCGCGTACAGGCCGAGGCATTTGACCCCGGCGCAGAGGTTAACGCCATGCACGCCGCCAATGTCGGCGTGGGCGCGGTGGTGAGTTTTGTCGGCTATGTGCGCGACTTCAATGATGGCCGCGATGTGTCGGGCATGTTCCTTGAGCACTATCCTGGCATGACCGAAAAAGCCCTGGCCAAGATCGCGGTGGAAGCCGAACAACGTTGGCCGTTGCTCAAGCTGGAAGTGCTGCACCGCATCGGCGCGCTGGAACCGGGCGAGCCCATCGTGTTTGTGGCGGCAGCCAGTGCACACCGCCAGGCCGCGTTTGATGCCTGTGCGTTTGTGATGGACTACCTGAAGACCCGCGCGCCGTTCTGGAAGAAAGAACACACACCAGAAGGGCCACGCTGGGTGGAAGGGCGGGGCAGCGATCACGCGGCGGCGGATCGCTGGAAATAAACCGCCGACTAACTGTGTGTGGAGATCCAGATGTGGCAGCGGGCTTGCTCGCGAAGGCGGTGTCTCAGTCAGTACACCTTTACCTGACAGACCGCATTCGCGAGCAAGCCCGCGCCCACCTGTTTAAGCGCATTCCAGCTTACGGGCGTTTGCGTTCCACAGCCCGCAGCAAATGCGTCGGCGGCGTCTCGCAACTGATCTTGCGACCCAGCAACGTTTCGATCGACGGCAACTGATACGAGTCATCTTCACCGGCAAAGCTGATCGATACACCCGCAGCGCCTGCACGGCCGGTACGGCCAATGCGGTGCACGTAATCGTCCGGGACTTCCGGCAGGGTGAAGTTGATCACATGGCTGATGCCATCAATGTGAATTCCGCGCCCGGCCACGTCGGTGGCCACCAGCACACGAATCTTGCCTTCGCGAAAGCCTTCCAGGGTCTTGATGCGCTTGTGTTGCGGCACATCGCCGGACAGTTGCGCGGCGTTGACGCCGTCGCGCACCAGGCGTTCCTCGATGCGGCGCACTTCGTCCTTGCGGTTGGCGAACACCATCACGCGCTCCCAACCGTTGTCGTTGACCAGGTTGTAGAGCAGCTTGTACTTGTCGGCGCCGGCGACGGCGTAGATGTGCTGTTCGACGTTTTCGCTGGCAACGTTCAGCGCTTCGATCTCGACGATGGACGGGTCGGTGGTCCACTGCTTGGCGAGGTTCATCACGTCTTCGGTGAAGGTCGCGGAGAACAGCAGGGTCTGGCGCTCGTTTTTCGGCGGGGTCTGGCGAATGATCTGGCGTACTTGCGGGATAAAACCCATGTCGAGCATGCGGTCGGCTTCGTCCAGCACCATCACTTCGACCATGTCCAAATGCACGTCGCCGCGCTGGTTGAAGTCGAGCAGGCGGCCCGGGGTGGCGACGAGGATGTCGCAATGACGGGCTTCGAGGTGCTTGAGTTGCTTGTCGAAGTCCATGCCACCGACGAACGTCATGACGTTCAGGCCGGTGTACTTGGTCAGGTCGGCGGCGTCCTTGGCGATCTGCACCACCAGCTCCCGGGTGGGGGCGATGATCAGTGCGCGCGGCTCACCCATGTAGCGTTCTTTGGGCGGCGGCGTTTGCAGCAGTTGGGTGATGATCGAAATCAGGAACGCGGCGGTCTTGCCGGTGCCGGTCTGCGCACGGCCGATGGCGTCTTTGCCGGCAAGGGTGAAACCCAGCACCTGCGCCTGGATCGGCGTGCAGTACGGGAAACCCAGGTCCTGGATGGCGTGCATCAGCTCCGGGGCCAGTTTGAAATCGTGGAAGCGGGTTTTGCCTTCCTGGGGCTCGACGACGAAGTCTTCGAGTTTCCACGGGATCACGGGCGGTTTGGGTGCGCGCTCGCGGCGTGGTGCTTTCGGCGCTGGCGCTGGCGCTGGTGCGGCAGCAGCAGGCAGTGCCTGTTCAGGTGGCGTCACCGGCGGTGTCTTCGGCGAGGCGACAGGTGCGGTCCGGCCTGGCTGTTGACCGTCATTGCGGCTGTCGGAGGAGGGGACAGGAGCACTGGGAACAGGCGCGAACGGCTCAGCCTCGCTTTTGCCGAACATCTTCTTAAGTGCTTTGAGCACGGTGATCTCATTAATTGGTTAAGGAATGTACGCCGGCCAGTGTAATGCAAGAAACGGGCGCGGCGTAGTGCGTCTGTCATACGGCTACATAAACGCTGGGTTTCAGCCCAGGCGTGCAGCCAACCAGGCACCGATATCGGCGATCTCTTGAGGTAACACTTCGTGACCCATTGGGTATTCCTGCCATGTCACGGTGACACCACGGCTCTTTAAATGCTCGTAGGCGCTTCGGCCCATGGCGTTTTGCACCACGTCGTCGTACTGACCGTGCAGGCAGAGTGCAGGAATACGCTGTTGGCTCGCGGACAATTCCAGCTCGTCACCGAAGGTCGGTGCATAAGTAGAGAGGGCAATCACGCCACCCAAAGGGCCCTGCCATTTAAGGAAGGCGGTGTGGAAGACCACGGCGCCACCTTGGGAAAAACCGGCGAGGAAAATCCGCGAGGCGTCTATTCCGGTTCTCTTCTGCTCTTCAATCAAGTCCGTAACCATTTTGGTCGACGCTTCCAGCTCTTCCAGGCTGATGGAACGGGCTGGGCTCATGGCCTTGATGTCGTACCAACTGGGCATCTCGTAGCCGCCATTGATGGTCACCGGGCGGGTCGGCGCCTGGGGCAATACAAAGCGGGTGGACAGCAAGTTTTCCTGCAGCGCCTCGGCCACCGGCAGGAAGTCGTAGCGATCGGCACCCAGGCCATGCAACCAGATTACGCAGGCGTCTGCGAGCTTGGCGGGCTGAAGAATCAAGGGTTCGGTCATGTCTGCTCCATATATGTGCGTGCGCTCCGATTGAGTGCGTCGGAACGGTGCGCGACGGGTTGATCTGTTAAGAGAATGTCGCAAGGTTGAATCTTTTTCTATTGACCATGGGCAGAAACGACTCTGCTCTCACTCTGGTACGCGCCTTGCTATGTGTAGGTCGATGTCAGGACTATCCCAGGACGGTAACACTATCAGTGACTGCCGCTTGTGGGATAGCAACTGGAATTACCGCGACAACTTCATGCCGCTTGACCCCAAAAAAAGCCAACACGGGTCGATATCGCCTCATAAGGGTGCGCTGAGGTTGGAGCTCCGACACAACAAGAGCAACTGGAGGTTTGAATGAAGGTATTGAAATCCACCCTGGCCATCGTAACCGCGGCCGCTGTACTGGGTGTCAGTGGTTTCGCCCAAGCCGGCGCCACCCTGGACGCCGTGCAGAAGAAAGGCTTTGTGCAATGTGGCGTGAGTGACGGCCTGCCGGGTTTCTCGGTACCGGATGCCAGCGGCAAGATCCTCGGGATCGATGCTGACGTTTGCCGTGCTGTGGCCGCCGCTGTTTTCGGTGACGCAACCAAGGTCAAATTCAGCCAGTTGAACGCCAAGGAGCGTTTCACCGCGCTTCAGTCCGGCGAAGTCGACATCCTGTCGCGTAACACCACCATGACCAGCTCCCGCGATGCGGGCATGGGTCTGAAATTCCCGGGCTTCATCACTTATTACGACGGCATCGGCTTCCTGGTTAACAACAAGCTGGGCGTCAAAAGTGCCAAGGAACTCGACGGTGCAACCATCTGCATCCAGGCCGGTACCACCACCGAGCTGAACGTTTCCGACTACTTCCGTGGCAACAACCTCAAGTACACCCCGATCACCTTCGACACCTCCGATGAAAGCGCCAAGTCGCTGGAATCCGGTCGTTGCGACGTGCTGACCTCCGACAAGTCCCAACTGTTCGCCCAGCGCAGCAAGCTGGCCTCGCCGAAGGACTACGTGGTTCTGCCGGAAACCATTTCCAAGGAACCGCTGGGCCCGGTCGTGCGTAACGGCGATGACGAGTGGCTGGCCATCGTGCGCTGGGTGGGCTACGCCATGCTCAACGCTGAAGAAGCCGGTATCACCTCCAAAAACGTTGAAGCTGAAGCCAAGTCCACCAAGAACCCGGACGTTGCTCGTCTGCTCGGTGCTGACGGCGAATACGGCAAAGACCTGAAAGTGAAGAAAGACTGGGTCGTACAGATCGTCAAGCAAGTCGGTAACTACGGTGAAGTGTTCGAGCGCAACCTGGGCAAGAGCACCCCGCTGGAAATCGACCGTGGCCTGAACGCGCTGTGGAACAACGGCGGCATTCAATACGCACCCCCTGTGCGCTGATAGCTGATGGTTCTGTCACCCGGTGGGCCAACTGCCGGGTGATGTTCTGTTCCATTCTTTCCGGGGCACTTCATGCAAAATCAAATCGGCGCACCAAAGCAGAAGCTCAGCTTCAGCGATCCCAAAGTGCGTGCGTGGCTCTTCCAGATCATCACGATTGTGGCGGTGGTCTCGCTGGGCTGGTACCTCTTCAACAATACCCAGACCAACCTTCAACACCGGGGCATTACCTCGGGTTTCGACTTTCTTGAGCGCAGTGCCGGCTTCGGCATCGCGCAGCATTTGATCGATTACACCGAATCGGACAGCTATGCCCGCGTCTTTGTCATCGGCTTGCTCAACACCTTGCTGGTGACCGTGATTGGTGTGGTCCTGGCGACGCTGCTCGGTTTCATCATCGGCGTGGCGCGCCTGTCGCCGAACTGGATGATCAACAAGCTGGCCACCGTGTATGTGGAAGTGTTCCGCAACATCCCGCCGCTGCTGCAGATCCTGTTCTGGTACTTCGCGGTGTTCCTGACCATGCCGGGGCCGCGCAACAGCCATAACTTCGGCGACACCTTCTTTGTCAGCAGCCGTGGCCTGAACATGCCGGCGGCGATTGCCGCCGATGGGTTCTGGCCGTTTGTGGTCAGTGTTGTCGTGGCAATCGTGGCAATCGTGCTGATGGCCCGCTGGGCCAACAAGCGCTTTGAAGCGACCGGCGTACCCTTCCATAAATTCTGGGCGGGCCTGGCGCTGTTCATCGTGATCCCGGCGTTGTGTGCCTTGATCTTCGGCGCGCCATTGCACTGGGAAATGCCCAAGTTGCAGGGCTTCAACTTCGTTGGCGGCTGGGTATTGATCCCCGAACTGCTCGCGTTGACCCTGGCGCTTACCGTCTACACGGCCGCGTTTATTGCCGAGATCGTGCGTTCGGGCATCAAGTCCGTCAGCCACGGCCAGACCGAAGCCGCGCGCTCCCTGGGCCTGCGCCCCGGGCCGACGCTGCGCAAGGTCATCATCCCGCAAGCCCTGCGGGTGATCATTCCGCCGCTGACCAGCCAATACCTGAACCTGGCGAAGAACTCGTCACTGGCTGCCGGTATCGGTTACCCGGAAATGGTTTCGCTGTTTGCCGGCACGGTGCTCAACCAGACCGGCCAGGCCATCGAAGTTATTGCCATCACCATGAGCGTGTACCTGGCGATCAGCATCAGCATTTCCTTGCTGATGAACTGGTACAACAAGCGCATTGCGCTGATCGAGCGGTGAGGAAACGCACATGAGTTCGCATACTTTCAAACCTGATATGCCGCCGCCGAACAAAGTCTTCGGACCGATGGCCTGGATGCGCGCCAACCTGTTTTCCAGTTGGCTCAACACCCTGCTGACGCTGTTGGCGTTTTACCTGATCTACCTGGTGGTGCCGCCGATCCTGCATTGGGCCATCCTCGATGCCAACTGGGTCGGCACCACGCGCGCCGATTGCACTAAAGAGGGCGCCTGCTGGGTGTTTATCCAACAGCGCTTCGGGCAGTTCATGTACGGCTACTACCCCGGCGACCTGCGCTGGCGCGTGGACCTGACCGTGTGGCTGGCAATCATTGGCGTGGCGCCGTTGTTCATCTCGCGCTTTGCGCGCAAGGCGGTCTACGGGCTGAGCTTTCTGGTGCTGTACCCGATCATTGCCTACTTCCTGTTGCACGGCGGGATCTTCGGCCTGACCAACGTGGCGACCAGCCAATGGGGCGGCCTGATGCTGACCCTGGTGATTGCCACGGTCGGCATCGCCGGCGCCTTGCCGCTGGGCATTATGCTGGCGCTGGGGCGACGTTCGAACATGCCGGCGATTCGTGTGGTCTGCGTGACCTTCATCGAATTCTGGCGCGGCGTACCGTTGATCACGGTGCTGTTCATGTCTTCGGTGATGCTGCCGTTGTTCCTGCCTGAAGGCATGGGCATCGACAAGTTGTTGCGGGCGCTGATCGGCGTGATCCTGTTCCAGTCGGCCTACGTGGCAGAAGTGGTGCGCGGTGGCTTGCAGGCGATACCCAAAGGTCAGTACGAAGCGGCCGCGGCGATGGGCCTGGGTTACTGGCGCAGCATGGGCCTGGTGATTCTGCCGCAAGCCCTGAAACTGGTGATTCCGGGCATCGTCAACACGTTCATTGCGTTGTTCAAAGACACCAGCCTTGTGATCATCATCGGCCTGTTCGACCTGCTCAACAGCGTCAAGCAAGCCGCCGCCGACCCTAAATGGTTGGGCATGGCCACTGAAGGCTATGTGTTTGCCGCCCTGGTGTTCTGGATTTTCTGTTTTGGTATGTCGCGCTATTCCATTCATTTGGAACACAAGCTCGACACTGGCCACAAGCGTTAGGAGTTGTTGTTATGAGCGAAGCGATCAAACAGCCTGTGAGCCCTGAAGGCATTATCCAGATGCAGGGCGTCAACAAGTGGTACGGCCAGTTCCACGTGTTGAAAGACATCAACCTCAACGTCAAGCAGGGCGAGCGTATCGTGCTGTGCGGCCCGTCGGGTTCGGGCAAGTCCACCACCATCCGCTGCCTCAACCGTCTGGAAGAGCACCAGCAGGGGCGCATCGTGGTCGACGGCGTGGAACTGACCAACGACCTCAAGCAGATCGAAGCGATCCGCCGCGAAGTTGGCATGGTGTTCCAGCACTTCAACCTGTTTCCGCACCTGACTATCCTGCAGAACTGCACGCTGGCGCCGATGTGGGTGCGCAAAATGCCCAAGCGCAAGGCCGAAGAAATTGCCATGCACTACCTGGAGCGTGTGCGCATTCCGGAGCAGGCCCACAAGTTTCCGGGGCAACTGTCCGGTGGCCAGCAACAGCGTGTGGCGATTGCCCGCGCCCTGTGCATGAAGCCGAAAATCATGCTGTTCGACGAACCGACTTCAGCGCTGGACCCGGAAATGGTGAAAGAGGTACTCGACACCATGATCGGCCTTGCCGAAGACGGCATGACCATGTTGTGCGTGACCCACGAAATGGGCTTCGCCCGCACCGTGGCCAACCGCGTGATCTTCATGGACAAAGGCGAAATCGTCGAACAGGCGGCGCCGAATGACTTCTTCGACAACCCGCAGAATGATCGGACCAAGTTGTTCTTGAGCCAGATTTTGCATTGATCGATGTTTGAAACGATAAACCCGGCCTGGTGCCGGGTTTATTTTTGCCTGTCCAGGAGGCTTTGAGCGCTTCTTGTGTTTGGTTATTGATGGTGCAGGTGAAGGCGTTGCGCAGGTCTGCGCCTTCGGACAAGGCCTTGGCGTCCGCGAGTAGATGGGATCGCGATCCAGCAGGCGCATCAGCACCATCAGCGACTTGGGTGGCGCTATCTCGCCGCGCTCGTAGCGTGAAAACGCGTTGTGCCCGCCACCGGGCAGCAGTGCCACGGTTTCTTTTTGCGTCATGTGCAGCGGGCGCCGTATACGCTTCAATTCGGCGCCGACCCTCCGTCGAGCGGCGTGGAGCAACTCATCACCGGCGTTAGCAGGTTGCCTGCCGAGCGCCCTAGTGCGTTGCCTTCGTAGGTAACTGCGAATAGGCTGTAGGAAAATTCATCCTATGATTGGACGAAAGCGTAAATCCCATGACAGACATCGCTCCGTTGATCAAACGCTCGCTGGTTGACCAAGCCCTGGAACAGTTGCGCCGGCGCATCACCGAAGGCCGATGGGCCATCGGCGAGCGCCTGCCCACCGAGCCCGAGTTGTCCGCCGAGTTGGGTATCAGCCGCAACACCGTGCGCGAAGCCATGCGTGTATTGGCGTTTTCCGGCTTGATCGACATCCGCCAGGGCGACGGCAGTTACGTGCGCTCGATGACCGACCCGTTGGGGGCGATGCGCGCGCTGTCCCACTGCACCCTGGAACAGGCGCAGGAGACTCGGCAGATTCTGGAAGTGGAGGCCATTGGGCTGGCGGCGCTGCGGCGTACCGAGGCCGACCTTCGCGTTTTGCGCGCAGCACTCAAGGCCAGCGCCGAGCTGTACCACGGTGATCTGGAGGCATATATCAGCGCCGACCTGGTGTTCCACAAACACTTGGTCGATGCCGCCCACAACCCTTCATTGAGTGAGCTGTACCAGTATTTTTCCGCCGTGGTCGGCGCCCAGTTGCGCCAGACCCTGAACATCTCACCGCGTCGCCAGGCCGTGTTCGACCTGCATATAGCCTTGCTCGATGCCGTGGAACAACAAGACCCGGAACGCGCCAAATCCCTTTGCCGGCAGTTGATCAATGAACCTTGAAGCCAAGCGCCCGACCGAACTCGAAGAACTGCTGATCGACGCAGAAGCCGACGACGATGTGGTACAGCACACCGCGCCGGTTGTTGCGCGGCCGTGGCTGTTGTTGCTGGGCCTGATCCTGGTAGCGCTGAACCTGCGCCCGGCGTTGTCGAGCCTGTCGCCGTTGCTGGCTGAAGTCTCACAAAGCCTGGGGCTGTCCGCCGCCAAAGCCGGTTTGCTGACCACCTTGCCGGTGCTGTGCCTGGGCCTGTTCGCACCGATGGCGCCGATCCTGGCGCGGCGCTTCGGTGCCGAGCGAGTGGTGTTGGGGATTCTGCTGACGTTGGCTGCCGGGATCATTCTGCGCAGCGCTTTGGGTGAAGTCGGCCTGTTCGCCGGCAGCCTGATTGCCGGTGCGAGCATTGGCATCATCGGCGTGTTGCTGCCGGGTATCGTCAAGCGCGACTTCGCCAAACAGGCGGGCGCTATGACCGGCGTATACACCATGGCGCTGTGCCTGGGGGCGGCGTTGGCGGCGGGTGCCACGGTGCCGTTGAGTCGCTACTTTGGTGACAGCTGGAACATCGGCCTGGGCTTCTGGATTTTGCCAGCATTGGTGGCGGCGCTGTTCTGGTTGCCGCAAGTCAGGCACAAGCATGGCGCCCATCACGTGGCTTATCGGGTGAAGGGGTTACTGCGTGACCCACTGGCCTGGCAGGTGACGGTGTACATGGGCCTGCAATCATCCCTGGCGTACATCGTGTTCGGGTGGTTGCCGTCGATACTGATAGGCCGTGGCCTTACGGCGACCCAGGCGGGGCTGGTGCTGTCCGGCTCGGTCATTGTGCAACTGGCCAGCTCACTTGCCGCGCCGTGGCTGGCCACCCGCGGCAAAGACCAGCGCCTGGCGATCGTGGTGGTGATGCTGCTGACCCTGGGCGGCCTG of Pseudomonas fluorescens contains these proteins:
- the moaC gene encoding cyclic pyranopterin monophosphate synthase MoaC; protein product: MLTHLDSQGRAHMVDVTDKAVTFREAVAEARVRMLPDTLKMIVDGAHPKGDVFAVARIAGIQAAKKTSDLIPLCHPLMLTGVKVELSADGIDAVHILARCKLSGQTGVEMEALTAASVAALTIYDMCKAVDRGMTIESIRLLEKLGGKSGHFKADQA
- the rhlB gene encoding ATP-dependent RNA helicase RhlB; amino-acid sequence: MTVLKALKKMFGKSEAEPFAPVPSAPVPSSDSRNDGQQPGRTAPVASPKTPPVTPPEQALPAAAAPAPAPAPKAPRRERAPKPPVIPWKLEDFVVEPQEGKTRFHDFKLAPELMHAIQDLGFPYCTPIQAQVLGFTLAGKDAIGRAQTGTGKTAAFLISIITQLLQTPPPKERYMGEPRALIIAPTRELVVQIAKDAADLTKYTGLNVMTFVGGMDFDKQLKHLEARHCDILVATPGRLLDFNQRGDVHLDMVEVMVLDEADRMLDMGFIPQVRQIIRQTPPKNERQTLLFSATFTEDVMNLAKQWTTDPSIVEIEALNVASENVEQHIYAVAGADKYKLLYNLVNDNGWERVMVFANRKDEVRRIEERLVRDGVNAAQLSGDVPQHKRIKTLEGFREGKIRVLVATDVAGRGIHIDGISHVINFTLPEVPDDYVHRIGRTGRAGAAGVSISFAGEDDSYQLPSIETLLGRKISCETPPTHLLRAVERKRP
- a CDS encoding amino acid ABC transporter substrate-binding protein, whose translation is MKVLKSTLAIVTAAAVLGVSGFAQAGATLDAVQKKGFVQCGVSDGLPGFSVPDASGKILGIDADVCRAVAAAVFGDATKVKFSQLNAKERFTALQSGEVDILSRNTTMTSSRDAGMGLKFPGFITYYDGIGFLVNNKLGVKSAKELDGATICIQAGTTTELNVSDYFRGNNLKYTPITFDTSDESAKSLESGRCDVLTSDKSQLFAQRSKLASPKDYVVLPETISKEPLGPVVRNGDDEWLAIVRWVGYAMLNAEEAGITSKNVEAEAKSTKNPDVARLLGADGEYGKDLKVKKDWVVQIVKQVGNYGEVFERNLGKSTPLEIDRGLNALWNNGGIQYAPPVR
- a CDS encoding autotransporter domain-containing protein; translation: MDVAGNGFTLFHRKRSTGSKSIPLTPIAVGLALWLGQGSMAWADDSNPYTAQVLESAFRKAVASFGPNTEVYKNLRFAYADIVDLAAKDFAAQSGKFDSPLKQYYELQPENLTIGAMLGDTKRPLDYASRLDYYRSRLFSNSGRYTTNILDFSKAILANLPAAKPYTYVEPGVSSHLNGQLNAGQSWADATRDWSANAQTWKTPEAQVNSGLDRTNAYYAYALGMTGKGVNVGVLDSGILTRHFEFQGKNAQGQDRVQAVTSSGEYYATHPRYLHDTPDGEFQKGEHFSISGEYDPVINDGHGTEMSGVLGASRNGTGMHGIAFDANIFVANTGGTDDNRFQGSNDLDYNAFMASYNALAAKNVSIVNQSWGQNSRNDVENHFGNVGDSAADNLRDMTAAYRPFWDKAHAGQKTWMDAMADAARQNTFIQIISAGNDSHGANPDTNANLPFFKPDIEAKFLSITGYDETSAQVYNRCGTSKWWCVMGVSGIPSTGPEGEIIPNANGTSAAAPSVSGALALVIQRFPYMTASQARDVLLTTSSLQAPDGPDTPVGNLTGGRTYDNLQPVHDAAPGTPQVPGVVSGWGLPNLQKAMQGPGQFLGSVAVALPTGTRDIWANPISDEAIRARRVEDATEQATWAATKQQKGWLNGLPANASADDQFDYEIGHAREQATLARGKDLLTGTTYVGSLAKSGDGELVLEGQNTYSGSTWVRGGKLSVDGSLTSAVTVDGSAVGTVNADNAVLTTQGGTLAGNGSVGALSVNAGGRVAPGHSIGTLHTGNVTFNPGSVYAVEVGPNGQSDQIQSSGVATLNGGVVTVSLENSPNLLSATEARSLLGQQFNILSASQGINGQFAAITPNYLFIGTQLNYQPNQLSLAVARNQTSFASVAQTRNERAVASVSDALGSGSPVYESLLASDSAAQAQAAFKQLSGQLHADVAAAQMADSRYLREAVNGRLQQAQALDSSAQIQASDNGGWVQLLGGRNNASGDNNASGYSSSTSGVLLGLDTDVGDGWRVGAATGYTQSHLNGESASADSDNYHLSVYGGKRFDAIALRLGGATTWHRLDTSRRVAYANQSDYDKADYNARTDQVFAEIGYTQWNLFEPFANLTYLNYQSDSFKEKGGAAALHASKQSQDATLSTLGLRAHTQLAVSSTSAVTLRGELGWEHQFGDTDRDASLKFSGSDSAFAVNSVPVARDGAVIKASAEMALTKDTLVSLNYSGLLSNRGNNNGINAGFTFRF
- the moaE gene encoding molybdopterin synthase catalytic subunit MoaE, giving the protein MAIRVQAEAFDPGAEVNAMHAANVGVGAVVSFVGYVRDFNDGRDVSGMFLEHYPGMTEKALAKIAVEAEQRWPLLKLEVLHRIGALEPGEPIVFVAAASAHRQAAFDACAFVMDYLKTRAPFWKKEHTPEGPRWVEGRGSDHAAADRWK
- the moaD gene encoding molybdopterin converting factor subunit 1 codes for the protein MSINVLFFARYAEATGFDSLEMEGEFASVDAVRQALAADPEFAVLNESNLMCARNEELCSLDEPVQAGDEVAFFPPVTGG
- a CDS encoding alpha/beta hydrolase — its product is MTEPLILQPAKLADACVIWLHGLGADRYDFLPVAEALQENLLSTRFVLPQAPTRPVTINGGYEMPSWYDIKAMSPARSISLEELEASTKMVTDLIEEQKRTGIDASRIFLAGFSQGGAVVFHTAFLKWQGPLGGVIALSTYAPTFGDELELSASQQRIPALCLHGQYDDVVQNAMGRSAYEHLKSRGVTVTWQEYPMGHEVLPQEIADIGAWLAARLG